In Nothobranchius furzeri strain GRZ-AD chromosome 19, NfurGRZ-RIMD1, whole genome shotgun sequence, the following are encoded in one genomic region:
- the LOC107394648 gene encoding 26S proteasome non-ATPase regulatory subunit 4, whose amino-acid sequence MWVSKLLLYKRFNRGILRPIIFYLIQRSPNSTGVCQITSEQQEVSKMVLESTMVCVDNSEYMRNGDFLPTRLQAQQDAVNIVCHSKTRSNPENNVGLITMANNCEVLTTLTPDSGRILSKLHAVQPIGQMCFCTGIRVAHLALKHRQGKNHKMRIIAFVGSPVEDNEKDLVKMAKRLKKEKVNVDIINFGEEEANTEKLTAFINTLNGKEGAGSHLVTVPPGPSLADALLSSPILAGEGSSMVGLGASDFEFGVDPSADPELALALRVSMEEQRQRQEEEARRAAAAEAGVPTPSTDESEEALLKMSVSQPEGDAAALPDFSSMTEEEQIAYAMQMSLAGEEYGETGAPMDTAESAKEDEEDDYDVMQDPEFLQRVLQNLPGVDPNNEAIRDAMGSLASQTGNKPDSKKDEEKKK is encoded by the exons ATGTGGGTTTCAAAACTACTACTTTATAAGCGTTTCAACCGTGGCATTTTACGTCCAATCATATTTTATCTTATTCAGCGTTCACCCAATAGCACAGGGGTTTGTCAGATTACGTCAGAGCAACAAGAAGTTTCCAAAATGGTGCTGGAAAGTACTATGGTTTG TGTGGACAACAGCGAATACATGAGAAATGGAGATTTCCTACCCACGAGGCTACAGGCTCAACAAGATGCTGTCAACATCGTTTGTCACTCAAAAACACGCAGCAACCCAGAGAACAACGTGGGACTCATTACCATGGCAAA taACTGTGAAGTCCTCACCACACTGACACCAGATAGTGGTCGCATTCTGTCCAAACTCCACGCTGTCCAGCCTATAGGACAGATGTGCTTCTGTACGGGCATCAGAGTGGCTCAT CTGGCCCTTAAGCACCGACAAGGTAAAAACCACAAAATGAGGATCATTGCTTTTGTTGGAAGTCCTGTAGAGGATAATGAAAAAGAT CTTGTTAAGATGGCAAAGCGCTTGAAAAAGGAGAAAGTGAATGTGGACATCATCAACTTTGGAGAAGAG GAGGCAAACACAGAAAAGCTGACTGCTTTCATCAACACTCTGAACGGGAAGGAGGGAGCAGGCTCCCACTTGGTCACTGTCCCTCCAGGGCCCAGCCTGGCGGACGCTTTGCTGTCCTCTCCCATCCTGGCTGGGGAAGGAAGCTCCATGGTGGGTCTCGGCGCCAGCGACTTTGAGTTTGGTGTGGATCCCAGCGCTGATCCAGAGCTGGCCCTG GCCCTGCGTGTTTCTATGGAAGAGCAGCGACAGAGACAGGAGGAGGAGGcacgcagagctgctgctgctgaggcagGCGTGCCCACACCCAGTACTGATG AATCAGAGGAGGCCTTACTGAAGATGTCCGTTTCTCAGCCTGAGGGTGATGCCGCAGCGCTTCCTGATTTCAGCAGCATGACAGAGGAGGAGCAGATAGCCTACGCCATGCAGATGTCTCTGGCTGGAGAGG AGTACGGTGAAACAGGAGCCCCCATGGACACCGCAGAATCAGCCAAG gaggatgaggaggatgattACGACGTGATGCAAGACCCAGAGTTCCTCCAGAGAGTCCTGCAGAACCTGCCTGGTGTTGATCCCAACAACGAGGCTATCCGAGACGCCATGGGCTCCCTGGCTTCCCAAACGGGAAACAAGCCGGACAGCAAAAAAGATgaagagaagaagaaatga
- the LOC107394645 gene encoding phosphatidylinositol 4-phosphate 5-kinase type-1 alpha, which translates to MATASEEPPGIQDASGNRKNVPSEGQSIGMSQAMKKTIGHRGIDPTGETTYKKTRSSALKGAIQLGITHTVGSLSQKPERDVLLQDFEVVESIFFPNEGSNLTPAHHYGDFRFKTYAPVAFRYFRELFGIRPDDYMYSLCNESLIELSSSGASGSLFYLSSDDEFIIKTVQHKEAEFLQKLLPGYFMNLNQNRRTLLPKFYGLYCVQAAGKNIRIVVMNNLLPSPVQMHQKFDLKGSTYKRRASPKEKEKAVPTYKDLDFIQDMQEGILLEGDKYSAVCKTIQRDCLLLQSFKIMDYSLLVGIHNVDQACRAQASEEAEATRRPQVQKSLFSTAIEAIQAESGGVGSMDPEDQTGGIPARNAKGERLLVYMGIIDILQSYRFVKKLEHSWKALVHDGDTVSVHRPSFYADRFQKFMCSTVFRKMPTKTSPTKKRRANGLLRKTPSSGLTQTDTSNQMFPLQHLFSSDTVEDAEVNKVMQSGRPDILPLMPSPCNTEDDTPGSSASSSQVNSGFTPTTHPPSSPEEASVGVGGNQATLRELEQSTPERAQSALDESISAKDLP; encoded by the exons ATGGCCACAGCATCCGAGGAGCCTCCAGGTATTCAGG atGCATCTGGAAACCGTAAAAATGTCCCCTCAGAG GGTCAGAGCATCGGCATGTCTCAGGCCATGAAAAAAACCATTGGCCATCGTGGAATTGACCCCACAGGAGAGACAACATACAAAAAG ACAAGATCTTCTGCCCTGAAAGGTGCGATCCAGCTGGGCATCACTCACACGGTGGGCAGCTTGAGCCAAAAACCTGAACGAGATGTGTTGCTGCAGGACTTTGAGGTGGTGGAGAGCATCTTCTTTCCCAA CGAGGGCAGTAACCTGACACCCGCCCACCACTATGGAGACTTCAGATTCAAAACCTACGCGCCTGTGGCCTTTCGTTACTTCAGAGAGTTGTTTGGCATCCGCCCCGATGACTACATG TATTCGCTGTGTAACGAGTCACTGATTGAGCTCTCAAGCTCCGGGGCCAGCGGGTCTCTGTTTTACCTCTCTAGTGATGACGAGTTCATCATTAAAACGGTGCAGCACAAAGAGGCGGAGTTTTTACAAAAACTTCTGCCGGGGTACTTTATG aacctgaaccagaacagGAGGACCTTACTGCCAAAGTTTTACGGGCTGTACTGCGTCCAGGCAGCCGGTAAAAATATTCGAATCGTTGTCATGAACAATCTGCTGCCCAGCCCCGTGCAAATGCACCAGAAGTTTGATCTGAAAGGCTCCACGTATAAACGACGAGCTTCGCCCAAGGAGAAGGAAAAGGCTGTGCCCACCTACAAGGACCTGGACTTTATTCAGGACATGCAGGAAGGAATTTTGCTGGAGGGAGACAAGTACAGCGCTGTTTGTAAAACCATCCAGAGAGACTGTTTG CTCCTTCAGAGTTTCAAGATAATGGACTACAGCCTCCTGGTGGGAATCCATAATGTGGATCAGGCCTGTCGAGCACAGGCTAGTGAAGAAGCCGAAGCTACAAGGAGGCCTCAGGTTCAAAAGTCCCTGTTCAGCACGGCTATCGAGGCCATCCAGGCTGAGTCAGGAGGAGTGGGATCTATGGATCCAGAGGACCA GACTGGGGGAATTCCGGCACGGAACGCAAAAGGCGAGAGGCTGCTGGTGTACATGGGTATTATCGACATTCTGCAGTCTTATAG GTTTGTAAAGAAGCTTGAACATTCCTGGAAAGCCCTGGTGCATGATGGG GACACCGTGTCGGTGCACAGACCCAGTTTCTATGCAGATAGATTTCAGAAGTTCATGTGCTCCACAGTCTTCAGAAAAATGCCCA caAAAACCTCCCCGACTAAGAAGCGCAGAGCCAATGGTCTGTTGAGAAAAACGCCCAGCTCTGGGCTGACCCAAACTGACACCAGCAACCAGATGTTTCCACTCCAACATCTGTTCAGCTCAGACACCGTAGAGGATGCGGAGGTAAACAAAG TAATGCAGTCAGGTCGACCTGACATCCTCCCACTGATGCCATCGCCTTGCAACACCGAGGACGACACTCCAGGATCCTCCGCTTCTTCCTCCCAGGTCAACTCAGGATTCACTCCCACAACTCATCCTCCATCTAGCCCTGAGGAGGCTTCAGTGGGAGTGGGTGGAAATCAGGCAACACTCAGAGAGCTGGAGCAGAGCACCCCCGAGAG AGCTCAGTCTGCTCTTGATGAAAGCATCAGTGCCAAGGATCTCCCTTAG
- the ecm1a gene encoding extracellular matrix protein 1 — translation MTSAPGLMGFWITALIILVATVEEAQMNKVRTPDILFPPACPKMTNLKNICELGQYRPRYPDKSLPLTGYSDLRRRANAINRLESWYDICCHEQNAPPDSQILCCAEQAWKQALSQFCVEEYSTMSAAYECCEYKNVARWTCFDSDLPNPDYDKKPDYIAPNMPREPGFTFNSDAC, via the exons ATGACTTCAGCTCCAGGCCTCATGGGATTTTGGATCACTGCACTGATAATTCTTGTTGCAACTGTGGAag AAGCGCAAATGAACAAAGTGAGGACGCCAGACATCCTGTTCCCTCCTGCCTGCCCCAAAATGACAAATCTCAAGAACATCTGTGAACTGGGTCAGTACCGTCCCAGATATCCTGACAAGTCCTTACCCCTAACTGGTTACAGCGATTTACGCCGCCGTGCGAACGCTATAAACCGTCTGGAGTCATGGTACGATATTTGCTGCCATGAACAAAATGCACCACCGGACAGTCAGATCCTCTGCTGCGCTGAACAAGCT TGGAAACAAGCTCTGTCTCAGTTCTGCGTGGAGGAGTACTCCACCATGTCTGCTGCCTACGAGTGCTGCGAATACAAAAACGTCGCTCGGTGGACCTGCTTCGACAGCGACCTGCCAAACCCAGACTACGACAAGAAACCAGATTACATTGCTCCAAATATGCCCCGGGAGCCCGGATTCACCTTCAACTCAGATGCTTGCTAG
- the LOC139064264 gene encoding centromere-associated protein E-like, translating into MKTFWIVSIFPILLSAGLLMVIMGQYKEMEMINTRDGEMMKVTKTVYDRLQYETRFKQSLESLIAAAQKSKKDLEASVVELSPRMEGKKKENDACQQEVQAKKNEVVSKEEEQRKTTETINSETESWKKQIDNLKATLEGHSAICDHVKPEKKALELCGKANTTNAA; encoded by the exons ATGAAGACTTTCTGGATCGTGTCAATTTTCCCCATCCTGCTGTCTGCAGGCCTGCTCATGGTAATCATGGGCCAGTACAAAGAGATGGAGATGATAAACACGAGGGATGGCGAGATGATGAAGGTCACAAAGACTGTGTACGACAGACTTCAGTATGAAACCAGGTTTAAACAGTCTCTGGAGTCACTAATAGCTGCAGCACAAAAGTCCAAGAAGGATTTGGAAGCTTCAGTGGTCGAACTGAGCCCGCGGATGGAGGGCAAGAAAAAGGAAAACGATGCCTGTCAACAAGAAGTG CAGGCTAAGAAGAATGAGGTGGTGTCCAAAGAGGAAGAACAGAGGAAGACCACAG AAACAATAAACTCTGAGACTGAATCCTGGAAAAAGCAAATTGATAATTTGAAAGCGACTCTGGAGGGACACAGTGCGATATGTGATCACGTGAAGCCGGAGAAAAAAGCTTT GGAGTTGTGTGGGAAAGCGAACACAACAAACGCAGCCTGA